From the Salarias fasciatus chromosome 5, fSalaFa1.1, whole genome shotgun sequence genome, the window GTTAGCAATACTGATCATCTCAATATTCAACGCTCTTTCCTGATAAGAAACCAAAGACACAGATTCCTCCAGCAGATTGTTCAAACTTATATGACAACCTTCCTGATCCGAACTTGTGTTGAAAAAACTCAACTAAAACAAGAATTCTTTCATgagaaaaaacatttgttgcatCAGTCCTGCTAATGTTGAGAAGCTCTAAACAGCCTTCTTTCACTGAGGCCCCCTTTTACATGAGAACGctgacagagaaaataaaagcattttgtCCTAAGAGACATTTCGTGTTTGAAAAaccaacattttgaaaatgacgtctgttAGCTTGAGAACAGTAGAACCACTGAGAACTGGATAcatttcatgttgggccactagtgggtgctgttggttgctttagtcatgaaaccacactcaTTTGCATCCAAACAATATCAgccacaaacatgaaaaaagcaAGTGCAGGAACAGTCAGAAAAAAAGCcgtgttttctcctttttccacGGAGTTGAAGTCGGAGCATTCTCGAAAAGTTCTACCTTTGGtcagttttcaaacatttaGATTTTCACGGGCTGATCGCCATCATGGAACTGgataaacaaaacacagcacgagctttttgttttcacatgaaaacattgttgtgcaAACACTTAGGTAGATAACATTAATGTCTCTGTGCCTTAAAATAACAGCGCTCTTTCTGTGTCGATGAATTAAAATATTTGTGTTACCGGTTCTTATTTGCACAACTTTTGTCGTCTAAACATGTCCTGACATTTAAAATTTTAGCACTGCTGTATTTGTTCCAGAAAGGTTATCCTTTTAGTTATCCTATTACTGCCAAAGTGATTATAGGCATTATAGTGATATTATTTCAAacactgcagattttttttttcagccatttGTTAGAACCGGCACATTATTAAGTTTCTGTATATCTGATCGTTGGATTCTTTGTTTCTCCCAGCAAAGACGTGCAGATCTATTCATTCCTGCTGGTTCTCAGCTGATATACGATCTGCTGCCTGTGTCGCGCTCACCGGCCGCTTCCTGGGATATTATTCTTCACCTTGCCCAGTTTGATTTCCCAAGATCTACCTTAGACCTGAGTGAGCAGATTGAATTTCAAAGCAGGTTCCTCACATCTGGCACTGTCCTGATGGAGCGCTGCAAAAAGTGTGGAAGTCCAGTCACAAAGATGTTCCCACAAAATACTAATTCGAGACATGAAATATGAATCTTTGGCCATGAAATCCTGTATTGAAGACAAAAATCATTAATTTACAGACACTAAATACTTATTGGAGACCAATAAATATTAATTTATGGACATGAAACAGTAATCTGAGGCCACAAAATGCTATTTTGAGGCCATGAAATGTTAATTTGAGGCAGCAAGacactaaaaataaaatggtaaatggactacatgTATATAGCGCTTtccactgcattgacagagcccaaagcactttatactgcattatcacattcacccattcacacacacccgtggaggcggctgccatgcaaggcgctcagtccatccattgggggcaatttggggttcagtgtcttggccaaagacacttcgacatgcagagacaggaatcgaactaacaacctcccttATGAGACGACTCATCTGTGGCCACAAtttaaaagtttcatttcagaTGTCACCGCTGGACCTCTTCAATAAAATGCCATGGTTTTACCTGTGAAAGCCGGCAAAACCAGGGTTAGCAGAGTGCGCTGATGCATCCTGCTTGTGCACCACCtgggaaacaaacaaataaaaatcataaGAAAGGACAACATTCATAGAAACCGGTCTTATATTAAATATTTAGGCTTTTCAAAGCCATCTGTGGAAACACACCGAGTATTTACACTGAcggagagcagcacaaatataTATGTGCAGTTCCTTTTTTGTAGCGATTATTCCAGATCACGTCATTAGATTTCTGGAAAATTTGTCTCACACACAACATACCATTAatcatttttaaagttgtgCTTTAATCTGCAAGCTTAAAATAGTCATAGGTTGTTTTCCAGGGTTAGTCTTTAACTTCCAGAACTTACCAGGGTTCATAATTATGCAATTCTGGCCTGTTATTAACTGGTATGGGGGTAGAAATAACTGATAAAACAATTAACTTTTCTATGACCTTCAGCTTATCAGGAATGTACATGTATTCTGTCCACTTTATCATTTTAAAACTCATGATAGattgataaaaaacaaaacaaaacattgttttgtgtAACTGAGTCCAGGATAAACACAACCTGTCTCTAGATTTACACAGGAACACATTGACTTTTGTGTTATCAGCATCCATGCCTCTAAAGATTAATGCCTGTTGGAAATCAAGAATCATTGAGGAATAAAAGCAGGAATTGTGCTGGATTTCAAATCCACGTTGCCTCATGAAGTTGTTACGAGAGCACATCTGGAATGAGCAGGGTTGGTTTAATAGTGATGATCAAATCTGCCAAATTCAATCATCAAACATGAGTTTGTGGGTTTGGAACAGATGAGACTTTACAGCCTCCACATTGCAGAAACCAAACCACACGTGATGTGGAAACTGCACCAAGTGGATTGAGAACATTGACAGGCAGCTGCAATGATCTGGTCCCACAACTAAAGCACCGTCACTTCCACCTGAGGAAGAAAAGaatgtgtttgtcttcatgcTGTTTGCTCGACGCTCAAGCTCAggtgaaatatttcaatattatcattttttttcttttcttctatgGAATAATTCACACTCTGCATGATCAGTACTGAATGCAGTTCtcactgtttctgtgtaattcATGACCCGTTCAGTCTAATTCGGCTTCTtacctgctgcagagagacggGTCGCATCAGTTAATCGCTTCAGCGTCTGCCTCTGAACTGCCCACGTTATCAGAGAAAAAGGAACGTTAATCACTGTAAAACTGTGAGGTCTGAGctttttgtatattttaggACAATAGCGTGCTCTGAAatgagaaccagggtcagtctTTAAAGGGACTGTGTCTGGACTGTGCCTGGGGAAGCTGGAGGTGGATGAAATCCACCTTCTCTGGTAAGTATCCTGTTGCGTATTGTTTGGGTGCATTGTGAATGAAAAGGATCAGTCCCGTGAGGAAATCATAGCTATTTGACAATGGCTTCTTGGATTCTGGCTCGTTAACTTGCTATGGATGACAGTGACTTTGCATTATCTTTAATTGCATATACTGTATCTTTAAAGCACGTTTCAGAAACAATGAAACTATTTTACATTAGCAAACAGCTGACAATGACAACAGTGCATAACAAtatgaaaagacaaacagtaAATACATGAAAcgatgaaatataaaatattcaaacaatTAAAGAGCATTGCAAGAGAAGTGGCAAAATCAGTTAATTCTGTCTTTGCAGAGAGGTACGTATTCAACCAGCAGTTAAATTAACTCAGGACTGCTCAGAAGTCTCACCTGGTAAACCCCCCAATTGCTGGAACAATAGTTTCCATCAACGCACGACTCAATATGCAGATTTTTAGGTACATTAAATATCATGTAATACAGTTTTCACCCACTGGGTGGTAATAGTGAGTCACTGTTTCCTGTTATTTGCTTCTCTGAGCTTTATTGAATttgtctgcagctgtttcttctgtttctgaattAATGGCATGAAGggactcactgcaccatctgGTGGTACAAAGTGGTATTGCAAGATTGAtgtggaggaggctgcaggttTGGTGTTGCAGAACTCTCCACTACATTATAGTTATTTTTGGGTTGTTTCAACATAAACAATTCATGTTTTAGATTGGCAGAAGGCAGCATACAAATGAAGTTAGCTAAAGTTCAGGAGGAAGGCCACACCGCAAACACTCCTCTAAGAACCCTGTGGCCATCTTGCACTCAGAATAATCAgctgcattatttattttctttctctgcagcacCTGTCCTCACTTATGGTGAATGGATCTGccacaaataaaccacagaaTTGTCAAAATGTATTGGCTTTAATATGCATGCATGACAGATTCTCTTAGTTTCTTATTTCATAATGTACCACAGTGATGGAAAAACATGtaacctgagtgtgtgtcttcatcACAGCCTCTTACAATGTGCTGCGCTTCAAATTATATCCTTATTGAAAAGTGGAGATGATACACTTTCCACCACACCCTCCTTTCAGTAACGGAGAGCAAGAAACACAACTCCAGCCTCTCACTGAGGAGAGCGTGAAGAGGTCGAGTTCAGGAGCAGAACACTGAGAAACAACAGAGTCTGAGGAGGGACGACACAATGAGGCGTCAGCTTACAGAGACGGATCAGAGAAGGATCCCAAGACTCACTCAGGGGGTTCAAAACGCTTTCTCTCAAACCTATCTGACCAGCAGATAAGTTACCTCTCCTGAGGAAAGACTTTCCAAGGGAAGAGTTAAATCTGAACACAGCGAAACATACacagaatacagacataaggaaaatggaaaataaatatgCAGAATGACATTTATTATATAATTTATGCATTGAAAAGTGATACTTTTCAGTTGAATAATAAAATAAGGTATTATGATATTGTAGTTTGCAGTGTGTTcagttgttttgtctttctttgacTTTGTCGACCCTTGTGGTCATTTTGTCGTCTTgtactgaaaaatgaaacactggCTTTCAGAATGTCCACAGGCAGTTAACGGCTTCAGGCCATCATCGCCAGCAAAggtcatttttacactttttgagCCATCAAAGTGTCAATCTGTCAGAAGTGGCCATGTGTTACAATTCCTTCACTATTTACCTTATTTGGATAGGAATCCCATCGAATTCACCCGTTATAATggaaatgaatattttaaagcGTCATTTCTTCACTCAAAAAGTTCAATAACAGTGAAAGAGTCGATGACTTAACAGTTAAAACTTGCTTAGCATTAAAATTACTTTTGCTTGTGTAAAAAGATCCGATGAATAAATAACTAGATGCAATTAATTTGTTACACTACCACATTTTATCACATACATTTTGGAATCTAAGTAAAGCCGATATTATGATACCAGCTTGCTAAATGTGGAGTCAACAACAGAATTTTGCcagtgaatattttttttttaaatccgttTTTTGAGTGCGCCTGGCAGAGGGAGCAGTGACCATGGAACTCAGCTCAATCCCAGGTAACCTGCtacatgttttctttcagtggtgTACTGTGCCACTCCTTTCCATTGATCGGACAGAGTTAATTTTGAACTCGCACACAAACCTCTGAAATCTCGCATACTACTGAATTCACTGGATGCAGGCACTGCTAAGACTCTGGTGGCCACTTGGAACAGTGCAGGAAGAGTTTTCATGTTTACTGCACAGAACAAGAGGGCATTCTGTCCTTCGGCTATGtccagatagatagatagctgTAGTGCTGGATTGGTCCCCAGACTCCCCATATCCTTCTTCTGCCTTTTATGGTATGCTGCAAACAGCCCTTCTCCTTGTCCAAGCTCCTCTTGCTGTTCTTCATCAACCGCAGGCACAGGCTGCTGTGCTGCATGTTGCACGATCAGTTCTGGCAATCTGCAGAAATCCAATCAATCAAGTgtgtcagatttaaaaaaaaaaaaaaaaaaaaagtattattgTTGCAATAAATTATATCAGATTAGGAAAATAGCATCCTTGAACGATGTGCTTGAGTGCAGAAGTGAGCTGAGGTCTCCTTACTTACTGCCAAGTACAGTCATAAAGTGTTGAGAGCGCTTGTTTTCCACAGTCGGCAGGGGCAAGTTGCAACCGATAATCAAATCAGAAAGTATTGCGTTGGTCATGGCCTTCTGTTGAGGATGGCTCAAACTGTAACACCCAACATGGGTGTCCAGGAAATGGGTGATTGAAGGCTATTGTGGTTCATCGATGATGCTTTTAGTCATCTGGTATTCTTCATATCTGTAAGATGCAAGCCTACTAAACATATGTTAGAGAATCCTTGACAGCCACATGAAATTCCATCCTAAACTACTCCTTATTTGTTACATTATTAATGCTGATGCCAGCAGAAAAGCTGATACGAGCCACTTTGAAACCTTCCTTGGTACTGTAGATTCTGGCACGTGTCAGTGTAAATGACTTTTCAGACTAAACCTAGTTTCAAATGTTCTCCATTCCTTCCTTCAGGTACACTGTGTTGTTTCAATGCAGTGACCTTGGGGACGTTATTCTACCACCACAGTAAAGAACACTGGAAAATACTGAAGCTGATTAGAAACACAGTAAAGTCCCCTAAAAATACAGCAAGGCTGAAAAGAATACGTTAAAGACAActagaaacaaagaaaagcccACTGGAAACATGaggcatatttttattttggtagcAGCGAGAAAGCTGCAGACTGGCATCACTTTTCAGCAGAAGCCCGCAGATGCAGTGTATTTATAGACTGATGCAGAAACTCTGATGGTGCtttccattttctttatttaggaCAGTTTCGAAATGTCACACTTCCTGTAGGCTAAAAGTGTTGCCAACCGTGCAGCTAACAACACGCAGAATACTGGTGGATTAGCGAATGAAACACGTCTTATTTTAATGGCGATGGTAACGTGTGTGGTATTCAGGCACACAAGTCAATTTGAGAACAGATTGGGCCTGAAATTTCACCGTATCTCACTGCGTTGGCTGACCGCCGCTTCCTCATCGCCGACATTACGACACGGAGAACTCAGCTGGCTGTTCCTGCTTTGACAGGAGGGAGAGTGCAACTCTACTGGGTCGACTTTGGGCTGGTTTTTGAGAATGCGATAGCCGCGTTTTGCTGTGTTTGGACTGGAAACTGGGTGGCGGAAAAATGGCTCTCTCCTCACACAGAAAGAAGCAGATGAAGTTGAGGAGTGGAGAAGCACTAGCTTCACACTAATCTCCTGCGAGCAGTGAGATGttatgtgcagcagctgctaaTAAAGCATGAAGTTCTGAAGATTCATACCAGAgtgtttccttcatcttcaagttTCTACAAACAATATGAGCACTGACTCAGTCCGGATGAACCTGGTTTATTAGAAAACTAGTTCAAAACTTTCTGAAGTGGTTCAACACTTATTGTCACTTCTTTGAATCATCGACAGGAAACTGACAAACATAACAGCCATCCAGTAAATATATGTAACTAGTCTTAcacccttttttcttttactgattCAGCCAGCTTATtaatttattatcattttaatttgagatttttttttcacagactcCCAAACTCTGTCTTGCTATTGACTGGGGGTAAAGACTGCAGCGGTAAACACACTGTTACTCTGCAAACCTTTACTGTAGTTGTCCTGTGTCAAAACAAACTACAATAACaatgaataatttctcagtttttcttagctgtttgtggagttttacGCTCGTGCTCTGTGTTCGCTCACATCCTGTGCCTCTCCTGGGGGCTGAGCCCACCTGAACTGAAAACCCAGCAGCGCCCCTGAactaaacatttcaaaactgagaaaaaaacaaacaaacaaaaaaaaaaaaacagaacatcgTAAATTGgtctgaaacagaaaaatcacttcaaacacttcttcttcttcttcttcttctttttttgtggttgaAGTCCACCACCAGTgaagagtagagtagagtagagtagagtagagcagagcagagtagtactttattgatcccaaactgggaaattctgtaAAAATTCTGTGAAATCAACACACTGAATTTTCCGTTTTGGAACTCAGACGACAGCGTCTCAAGTTCAATTGTTCAAGTGTCCTTCAAGCGTGGAGGAGGACGTCTCTGTCGTGTGGGGGACCTCGGTGTGGTCGCAGCAGTAAGTGTTCCTGTgctcatcatcttcatcttcaggaTCAGCTGCGGCGTCCAGCAGCGGCGGTTGTGTCTTCTGGTGACGCTGTGCTCGTCTCCAGCAGCTGGCGCCTCGGGGCGTCCGGCGCTGGGCACAGTGTGCGGCTGCTGGTCGTCCGGTGGAGGGAGCTTGTTTTACCCAGGCTGTCGATGAAGTACCAAATTACTTTATCAATAATCAGTAAAGACTGCTGACTGCTCCTTCATGAGTGACGACAGTCTGACCCCGAGGCATTCTGGGAGCTTTCAGTTTGGTCTTCACCGAGTCCTGACAGCAGAATAAGTCACTTCTTCCACCTTTTCCTCAACTTTGACCTGAGCGACACAGACAAGAGCAATAACGTCACTCTTTGATAAAGGATAAGAGGAGCTCTGATTTCTCTCTTAAGGTCAGTGTTTTAAACAGAGGGACTGACCTTCTTCTTCTGATGGACCTTTTGATTCGTGAGGCTCACAGTGGCGTAGGTCAGACTGATCTCTGTCTCATCCTGAGTGTGAACACacacgtttaaaaaaaacaaacggcaCAATAATTAATTCTCTCCAAAAAAATCATGACACAATATTAGAACCTCAGAGTGACAAATAGTGTCAAATGAAGCTACTTGCATCTTTATGGTCACTGGTGTGATGCTCGTTTACTGTGGCATAGGTCACATCGGCCTCTTCCTGGAAAACACAGGAGTTCATGAAAAATGTAACCTTTGATGGTTCTCATTGGTTATTGGGAAACACCTCACACTGCTGCTGACACCCGCCCTGCGGAGAGTCTGTTAGATGTTgccaaacatgaaaataaaatctaataaaTAACAGAACACAAGTGAAATGAATACAGTGAACTGAACTTCAAATGAGAAATGTCATTGTAGAGctttgacagtgtgtgtttaatACACAAAGTTTTATATGCTCGCATAAAGAGAGAAGCAATTGATCAAAATGTGTTTGGGCTTTATTCAAATGGGCTCATTTGAAGCTTCTTTCAGATTGTAATAATTGGGGCAAAAATCACTGACAAGTGCTTGAATTTCagtttaacaaagcacaggaagtggctgcctgTGTGGAGCTTTTGTGAAGTTATCAGTTCTATTCAGGAACTACTTACTGGAATATTGGCCAGTTTTGGAGCATCTGGAAAAAAGAGTGATATTTCATGCTTTATTCTTCAGTACAGTCACAGGAAAACATAATGTAACTGTAGTTTAAGCattattttcatacattttcaacACTGCAGTAAGAAGAACACTTGAACAAAAGGAGAATGCTGAAGCTGTTCTGTATTATTTATATATGACAGCTATTATTTCTTTCATATTCGTTTTCTGGTCTGGCTCCACTGAGACCAGGTTCGGCTGTTTACGGCCTCTGAAGTGACGTAAAGTGAAACAGAATCAGTTTGAAACCCTGGTTCACATCCAGCTGACAGTGAgcaggtctgcagcagctttcactgctgccactaaaacttaaaggtgctgtaggcaggattccgcatctccgccatcttgcttagggttacctaagcaagatggcgatttgacccatcgaagatggcgatttgaaacccagcacagccaatcctgtcctgttttctctgacatcacgcccttacgcaagttaagcccctcccacaagaacatgcgacgaacacccctcgaccaatcacggttagagcctcaggggctcttctgattggtcaaagatacctggagctgttgagattccttttcagctcagaacagagacagatggaaacgctgcgccctcgcggtagtgcagttatgctacactcctaaaggattatcagtgggtactctaacatttaatc encodes:
- the LOC115388769 gene encoding uncharacterized protein LOC115388769 isoform X2 encodes the protein MRWELSWLVKVMVSGVKIQALYSAASSVRDEPFIFIVGGVVGLLVLILVITVILLKCRKQVKATKDAPKLANIPEEADVTYATVNEHHTSDHKDDETEISLTYATVSLTNQKVHQKKKVKVEEKVEEVTYSAVRTR